The Carassius auratus strain Wakin unplaced genomic scaffold, ASM336829v1 scaf_tig00042726, whole genome shotgun sequence genome segment GTTCGAGGTGGGCGAGTGAGATGACCTCATGCTTGGTGTGCAGTTTAACAGTGGAACTGCTTTTGACTGGTTTGCTATTCTCTCTGTCCACAGACAAAGCCAAGGTGGCAAACTGCAGAGTCATCGTCCACTGCTTGGCTGGCATATCCCGCTCAGCAACCATTGCCATTGCCTACATCATGAAAACTATGTGCCTGTCTTCAGATGATGCCTACAGGTAACTGCAGCTCTTTGGATGTTCAGATGCTCTATGGACTGACAGACCAAGCCTAGACCAAGTTCTATGAATTTTGGCATCCAATTGAATTTGTTCATATCTAACATCTTGTAGGTTTGTGAAGGACCGTCGGCCATCAATATCTCCAAACTTCAATTTCTTGGGTCAGCTGCTGGAGTTCGAGAGAGGCTTGCAGATGAAGGGTCTACCCTGTGACCCTATGAGGTTAGCAGGGAAGCCGAGTAAAGAGGTGGCAGAGGTCCGAAAGATGGAGAGCGATCGCTGCGACCAGCGGACTCCACAAGCTTCAGAGATCACCCTAAAGCCTCCATCACCTACCTCGCTGCAGAAAGACCTAAGCTCCCTTCACCTGTCCACCGACCAAATCCTTCAAACCAAACGGCTCAAGTGCTCCTTCTCCCTTGACATCAAGTCTGTCTACTCCTCGAACCAAAACCAGCAGTCTTCTCCCAACTCCTCATCGGATTTGGAAAATATGCCCAAACTCTGCAGGCTTGACAGTCTAAAGAATAGCAACGGGGTATGCAAGTACCCTTCAACGATGAACCGCCCTAGCCCTACGGAGTCACAGTGTACTGATATGACTAGCAAGTCCAGGACGAGCCAGCGAAGTGAGAGGTGGGAAAATGGTGGCTTGGAGAGGTTAACTCTTTCCCTCCAACTGAAGCAGGGCAACTGTGGGCCAAGACCCCAGGATCCCATTTGCAAGACCAACTTGGAGGTGCCTTCTATCCTCAGCTTGCCGCTGGGTACATCTGCTTCTTGGACCATGCATAGAGGCTCGAATGAAGCCACCACCCCAATCACACCCACGGGTGACTGCCCTTGGTTCTTGGGCACTAATTTGACACCATCTGGAACGGGGAGCTCCGTGCACTTTGGCAGCGGTCCTGCCTGCACGGCTTACAGTTGCAGTGGCCAAGCTGGCAACTCCAAACCCAGGGACAAAACGCCAGAGCCGCTGGACTTTCAAAGACACCGTTGGCTCGAGGACGGGAAAGCAGTAGTGTGCAGTGTATCACAAGTGGACACGAAGTACAAGCGCCGCAGCTGCCAGATGGAGTTCGAAGAGATTATTAACACAACTCAAAGCGGCGAGGAAATTGGGAAGCTGGGCAAGCAGTCCAGTTTCTCTGGCAGCATGGAGGTCGTCGAGGTATCCTGACAAAGATGACAATCTAACTCCAGgaaaagctgtttatttattaCAGAGTTCTGTTGTTAAAGAGCTTTGCATCTAAGAGAGACCCTTTTCAAACTAGGGTTGAAAAGATGTAGTTTATGTGTACAAGGATACACTAAAGACGCGAAATGCCAATTCTCTGGTATGCTGCTGGACTACAAGAGATTTTAAGGAGCTTGTAGACTATGACATGCACTCACACCAAAGACCTCACAGAGTGacctttttcttgcatgtcatctCAAAATGAAGGAGCACGATGGAGGATATCCATCTAGCATGACCACATCAAGACACTAAACATGAAGGAATGAATCAGATGAGTGTGTTTATGCTGGTTTTGATGCAAATTAGGGCAGTCACACTTAACAGTGGCTTTCGAGGAGGGACTGTATGTATGCCCAACTCTGAGAAGATGTAATTCCTGTGTGATGTTTATTATTCTGTCATTGCCCATTGTTCTATTTAGCTATGAATTGAGTAAATAAGGGCAGTTGCATTCAGTAATTTCACTATTCAGTGTTATGTGTGATAAAAGAGTGGAAATATGAAGTGTATGTTCGAGCTGAGGTTCTCTCAGATCTACTACTGTGCACTGAGCATGCTCAGAACGGCTGGCTACCTACAGACAGACAAGCTGCATCCAGCAGCACTATGTATTAAGCTGTAAATCTAGACAGATTTACAGtacatgtatatgtaaaataaatgtacttcaacttaaatggtCTATTTAAAGTTTCATGCATTTTCGCTTTAATTTATTGTATGGGATTCATTCTGGCAATgagcaataatatattatttgaaaacattttggtCTTTGTCTGAGTCTCTGGTGCAAatacaacacatacacacatttatagtGGCTGTTAACTAAAATACACCTACACACACTTGTGTGTTTTCTCTGTATGGAGACAAACTGTAGTCTTCTATTGATTTTAAGAGAAAGTGTCACAAAgtgatttccataaaaaaaatttaaaaaaagattagacaaataaattgttttagaggcaaataaagtgttgttgttattattattattaacattattctaATATTGTAAAAGTTTAGCTTTTTAGAGATTAAATGTACGTTTTATAGGTTTTATACTTAGATATATTTTGAAAGGTGCTATAGCAATAAGCATGAATTTCTTGCTTAcctttaaaaagataaaatataatttgaggACATCCGTGTATCAACAATTTGAGGTTCACTCAGGTTTAAAATGTTGTCCTGAAGAcaaattagagagagagagagagagaaagagagagagagctaacaGGAAACATTATCAGAACGTTCTGATAAGGTTCTCTTAAAGTAATGAAGAAAACTTTGTCCAGTAGCATTAATAGAATATACATTCAACATTATTTGGTCTTTAATGAGCTCCAAAATGTTTAGacgttaaaacaaacaaaaaaaaaaaaacaaaaaaaaaaaagttggtacTTGCTTCAGAAAGTTCAgagaacatttaaatgtaacttttgcaaaaagtaaaaaaaaaaaaaaaaataaaaataaataataaataaaaaaataaaaaaatgttgacaaacccaataaaaaatgtttataatgttttcaaataaaatggacacacacacacacacacacacaaacacacattcagttcACAACACGTTATATGAGAATATGatgcatacaaataaaaataaaaaaaataaaaatatataataaaagtaaaataaaatttaataattataaaaaacataCCATTTATTGAACTGCATCTACAGTAATGCTTGAcatcaaactgaaaaaaagactGTGAAGGCCAATTAAACTGAGACAAGAATACCCTACAACAGGTTACAGAGCTGAGGATCAATTCCAAATATTAAGGTTGCAATCAACATCTAAATCTAATTGGTGTGTCAGTGATGTTCATGTAGTAAGTGTTAGAGACTGATGTGGTGGGTGTTGCTTGGAGGAGACAGATTTGTGATGCTCTGTTATATACTTTCCATTTGAGCCACTTGACAGGCCCAAGATTGCGCTCTGTATTCTATATGGTCAGGATCTAATTTTAGGCAGTGTTTCTGTAGGAGtccatgtaagtgtgtgtgtgtttaatcaaTGAAAAGACTTTCACATCAgttacagaaaatacatttcaggACAGCTCAGCACTAATGAACTAATGATCTGCACCTTActgaagccacacacacacacacacaccaatagaCGCTTAAATTTACAACTGTATCTGACTGATTGGAGTGCTTTAAAATCTATGAGCACTAATTGTCTTTTGCATGCCACATTCCTTGTTTTGAGTGCAATTAGGAGAAGGACATAATGATGGGCGTTATGAGAAACATTAACTTCACCCAGGGAAGAAAGGAGCATCGTCCTCTGGCTTTATTTGGGCAAAGACACGCTGACTAATTGCACAGATGGAGAAAACACAGAGCATCCTTAAGAAGAGTGTTTgcctttttataaatgtttttgttgtgtatgtgtgtgtgtatatatatatatatatatatatatatatatatatatatatatgtgtgtgtgtgtgtgtgtgtgtgtgtgtgtgcatataaatgtgtgtgtgtgtgtgtgtgtgtgtactttaaatgttaaaggaatagatagttatgtttcttcatcaggtttgtagaaatgtagcactgcatcagtctcatcaatggatgctctgcagtgaatgggtgccgtcagaatgagagtctgataaaaacatcacaataatccacagcactccagtccatctgtgaacatctggagaataccaaaaaaacacacattcaggAGTTAGGATTCGGTTCAAACTAAAATACACATCCATAATCCATATTTTTTTCCGGTGAAAACGTGGTctgttctgaatcaggagagaaatacgcACACAGGGTTTTGGTGTATTTTGATGTGACAGACAACAGGAGATTATTACCATGGATTATGGACTCCTGTTTTGGCAAGAGGCAATGGTTTGAAgtcaaaaaaatatcttaaattatggaTGTGAGAAatggatgtgaaaaaaaaaagtgtattatttttttcaaagtgtGATGTCAGtcaatatatatagagagagtagATACATAAATAACTGAGTAGAATCACTTCTTTGTGCTAGCTACTCCTCAACACAACATATTTCCAATTCACATTACATTCAAATTCTGTAAATTAGGAAGGGGTTCTGCGATACTGCCCCCTAGTGGAGTGGATCCAGTGTGTGACTCATTTACTCCATCCGCAAATCATGTCAGGGATTTCCTGTACAACAAATAGAGATATATTGATCACATCATGTGATCTCAACACAGCGTCTCTCACCAGGagacctgctttttttttttttttgtatgagtaaaatgttgttaatGAGAGaacagcagctgatttcaccttGAACGAGCAAATGGACAATGTGTTGGCAGGCCAGTGCGTGAGAGAGCGTGTGAACAACCGATGAAGAGAACATTTGATTACATCCAGACGGGACACTGTAACGTGATCCAACCCCTCTGAATGGAAACTGGTGAAGAACCATGATGTAATCAGGACATTTTCCCCTTTCCATGATCTAGAGCAAGTGACTAACGCTGCGTTAAAAATAAACAGCACTTCTCTTCTCATCCACTTCTCTCTCGCTCCTCCTCTACTTACTAAGCAGAACACAGTGAACTACTTTCTTTCAGCAAATACAGGCCGAGTTGTTCATGATAGATGAATACATACTTCATTCCAAGCAAATTGGTTTAAATGTCAGAATAAATAGAGATTAAACAGCTGATGGCTGATATTTTTGGAGATCTGAAATGGTCCGTGAAGCTCTGAAGGATGTGAACATGATTTGTCTCAGTTCAGGGTTATCatcgttaactaaaactgaaaaccaCAACTGTTTTCTTCTTATCTTGAGgtgaaataaaataacctttaactgaaaaaaacttttcttttatttaaaaatatatatatttccatattaTGTTCATATTAAGcacttaaataactaaaactaaatatacaaaaaaccaaAAACTTAACCTACACTGACATactttaatttacataaaataaaaataataaaaatgtcaaaagagaCAGCGACATTAcgaaaactttaactaaaatttgactataat includes the following:
- the LOC113086109 gene encoding dual specificity protein phosphatase 8-like, coding for MHESEMRLKMRVRRIKEGRDLRGGFAAFSSCFPELCESKPATLLPLSLSQPCLPVANIGLTRILPHLYLGSQRDVLNKELMTQNGITYVLNASNTCPKPDFISDNHFMRIPINDSYCEKLLPWLEKTNEFIDKAKVANCRVIVHCLAGISRSATIAIAYIMKTMCLSSDDAYRFVKDRRPSISPNFNFLGQLLEFERGLQMKGLPCDPMRLAGKPSKEVAEVRKMESDRCDQRTPQASEITLKPPSPTSLQKDLSSLHLSTDQILQTKRLKCSFSLDIKSVYSSNQNQQSSPNSSSDLENMPKLCRLDSLKNSNGVCKYPSTMNRPSPTESQCTDMTSKSRTSQRSERWENGGLERLTLSLQLKQGNCGPRPQDPICKTNLEVPSILSLPLGTSASWTMHRGSNEATTPITPTGDCPWFLGTNLTPSGTGSSVHFGSGPACTAYSCSGQAGNSKPRDKTPEPLDFQRHRWLEDGKAVVCSVSQVDTKYKRRSCQMEFEEIINTTQSGEEIGKLGKQSSFSGSMEVVEVS